A genome region from Nocardia sp. NBC_00565 includes the following:
- a CDS encoding alpha/beta fold hydrolase, with amino-acid sequence MMTALTYDSTRVTKDVEGLEFAYHEAGEGEPLILLHGSGPGVSAWANYRYNLPVFAERFRTIMPDLPGFGGTQLPEIDEMYFVVAARWIARLMDHLGIESAGFIGNSMGGAVAAELAALEPGRVRRLVTMGGGGLSVATFAPDPSEGFKRLFAFIADPTREGMVEWLKAMLYDHSIITDELVDERMRAVAADGAMDRAKAIFGSLLNPKLQATYTPLWTRAATFTTPTLMLWGRDDRMLPYDGAHFANRMVPDIELHTFARCGHWVQVERKADFERVATEFLTRETPVAQA; translated from the coding sequence ATGATGACTGCATTGACCTATGACTCGACGCGAGTGACGAAGGACGTCGAGGGGCTCGAGTTCGCCTATCACGAGGCGGGCGAGGGTGAGCCGCTGATCTTGCTGCACGGGTCGGGGCCCGGTGTCAGCGCCTGGGCGAACTACCGGTACAACCTGCCGGTGTTCGCCGAGCGATTCCGGACGATCATGCCCGACCTGCCAGGTTTCGGCGGCACGCAGCTTCCCGAAATCGACGAGATGTACTTCGTCGTCGCGGCTCGCTGGATCGCGCGGCTGATGGACCATCTGGGCATCGAGTCGGCCGGCTTCATCGGCAACTCGATGGGCGGCGCCGTCGCTGCGGAGCTGGCAGCGCTGGAACCCGGCCGGGTGCGACGGTTGGTCACCATGGGTGGCGGTGGGCTGTCGGTGGCTACGTTCGCGCCGGACCCCAGTGAGGGTTTCAAACGACTGTTCGCCTTCATCGCCGATCCGACCCGGGAGGGCATGGTCGAGTGGCTGAAGGCGATGCTGTACGACCACAGCATCATCACCGATGAACTCGTCGACGAACGCATGCGCGCGGTAGCGGCCGATGGAGCGATGGACCGAGCCAAAGCGATATTCGGCTCGTTGCTCAACCCGAAGCTGCAGGCGACATACACCCCGCTGTGGACCCGGGCCGCGACCTTCACCACCCCGACCCTGATGCTGTGGGGTCGCGACGATCGCATGCTCCCCTACGACGGGGCCCACTTCGCGAACCGGATGGTGCCCGACATCGAGTTGCACACCTTCGCCCGCTGCGGGCACTGGGTGCAGGTGGAGCGCAAAGCCGATTTCGAGCGGGTCGCAACGGAATTCCTGACCCGGGAGACGCCTGTCGCGCAGGCGTGA
- a CDS encoding cytochrome P450: protein MTDSVATAADHNLDIPEYPTPRDGKCPFLPSPELRELHTAGKAVSRVRTWDGNTPWLIATHAAQREIMGDPRVSSNDHLPGFPYMTRAIAETIHDRPKTIFDTDGAEHAALRRLLTSSFTRGRMEKLRPSIQQLTDELIDKMLAGPNPADLMEALAVPLPSLMICELLGVPYEDHEFFETHAKIAVNSESSPEDNGAASAALGGYIAKLIQAKMDAPEEDLLSDLGARVKAGDVDMPGAIMLGIIMLIAGHDTSANMITMATALLLQNPEQLAILRETEDRKVIAAAVEELLRYLTVPHLLQRRIAIEDIEIAGQTIGAGEGIISALPAANFDPVAFPEPEKLDLTRDARHHHAFGWGPHQCIGQQLARIELEVVYGTLFRRIPTLRLATEFDQLRFKKDSLAYGIYELPIAW, encoded by the coding sequence ATGACGGACTCTGTGGCCACCGCGGCCGACCACAACCTGGACATCCCCGAATATCCGACTCCCCGGGACGGCAAGTGCCCGTTCCTCCCATCGCCCGAGCTGCGTGAACTGCACACCGCAGGAAAGGCGGTGTCGCGCGTGCGGACCTGGGATGGCAACACCCCGTGGCTCATCGCGACGCATGCCGCTCAGCGTGAGATCATGGGCGACCCGCGGGTGAGCTCGAATGACCACCTGCCCGGGTTTCCGTATATGACCCGCGCCATCGCCGAGACGATCCATGACCGGCCGAAGACGATCTTCGATACCGACGGCGCAGAGCACGCGGCATTGCGCCGACTGCTGACGAGTTCGTTCACCCGCGGCCGGATGGAGAAGCTGCGCCCGTCGATCCAGCAGCTCACCGACGAGCTCATCGATAAGATGCTGGCGGGGCCGAACCCGGCCGACCTGATGGAAGCGTTGGCGGTGCCGCTGCCGTCGCTGATGATCTGCGAACTGCTCGGCGTGCCGTATGAGGATCACGAGTTCTTCGAAACCCACGCCAAGATCGCCGTCAATTCGGAATCATCGCCGGAGGACAACGGCGCGGCGAGTGCGGCGCTCGGCGGCTACATCGCCAAACTGATCCAAGCCAAGATGGACGCGCCCGAGGAGGATTTGCTCTCGGACCTGGGCGCGCGCGTCAAGGCGGGTGACGTGGACATGCCCGGGGCCATCATGCTGGGCATCATCATGCTCATCGCCGGTCACGACACCAGCGCGAACATGATCACGATGGCGACCGCGCTGCTACTGCAGAATCCGGAGCAGCTCGCCATCCTGCGCGAAACCGAGGACCGGAAGGTGATCGCCGCCGCGGTCGAGGAATTGCTGCGCTACCTGACCGTCCCGCATCTGCTGCAACGGCGCATCGCCATCGAAGATATCGAGATCGCGGGTCAGACCATCGGCGCGGGGGAGGGCATCATCTCCGCGCTGCCCGCGGCGAACTTCGATCCGGTGGCCTTCCCCGAACCCGAGAAGCTCGATCTCACGCGGGATGCGCGCCATCACCACGCGTTCGGCTGGGGTCCGCACCAGTGCATCGGTCAGCAACTCGCGCGTATCGAGCTCGAGGTGGTGTACGGCACGCTGTTCCGCCGCATCCCGACGCTGCGCCTGGCAACCGAATTCGACCAGCTCAGGTTCAAGAAAGATTCGCTCGCCTACGGCATCTACGAGCTTCCGATCGCCTGGTAG
- a CDS encoding NAD(P)/FAD-dependent oxidoreductase, whose protein sequence is MSFAEPPARVLVVGASASGLSTVEALRRKKYAGTITVLGDEPHAPYDRPPLSKQVLSGAWEPEKATLRTQETLVALDAEFVLGDPAIALAAATRTVRTESGRELRADAIVIATGVRARRWPGQADLAGVHVLRALDDALALRADLLRCSRLVVVGEGVLGAEIAATARTLGLDVTMTGPQPAPMALQVGALVSNQLAQLHTERGVRLRLGTGVRNLVGADGRVTGVELGTGEVLPADVVVVAIGAIPATGWLEGSGLLLDNGVVCDSRCRAAEGIYAVGDVARWQHEHFGGLIRLENRTNATEQSAAVAAVLLGEDQPYAPVPYFWTDQFGAKLMVHGVIRTDAEVDIVEGDVADRRFVARYRSDGVVTGVLGWNMPKQVRLHRQQVVDGLTAPSAIH, encoded by the coding sequence ATGAGTTTTGCGGAGCCCCCGGCTCGGGTGCTGGTGGTGGGCGCCTCGGCGTCCGGTCTGTCCACGGTCGAGGCCCTGCGACGCAAGAAGTACGCGGGCACGATCACGGTGCTCGGCGATGAACCGCACGCGCCCTATGACCGCCCGCCGCTGTCCAAGCAGGTGCTCTCCGGTGCGTGGGAGCCGGAAAAGGCCACGCTGCGCACGCAGGAGACGCTGGTGGCGCTGGATGCCGAGTTCGTGCTGGGCGACCCGGCGATCGCGCTGGCTGCCGCGACCCGGACCGTGCGCACCGAATCCGGCCGTGAGCTGCGGGCGGACGCGATCGTGATCGCCACCGGCGTGCGGGCGCGGCGGTGGCCCGGGCAAGCGGACCTGGCCGGGGTGCACGTGCTGCGCGCGCTCGACGATGCGCTGGCTCTGCGAGCCGATCTGCTGCGCTGTTCGCGGCTGGTCGTCGTCGGCGAGGGCGTGCTCGGTGCCGAGATCGCGGCCACCGCGCGCACGCTCGGCCTGGACGTGACCATGACCGGCCCGCAGCCGGCGCCGATGGCCCTACAGGTCGGCGCGCTGGTATCGAATCAGCTGGCGCAACTACACACCGAGCGCGGGGTGCGGTTGCGTCTCGGCACCGGCGTCCGGAACCTGGTCGGCGCGGACGGTCGGGTGACCGGTGTGGAACTGGGCACGGGCGAGGTGCTACCCGCCGATGTGGTGGTGGTCGCGATCGGCGCGATACCGGCCACCGGATGGTTGGAAGGCAGTGGACTGCTCCTCGACAACGGTGTGGTGTGCGATTCCCGGTGCCGCGCGGCCGAGGGCATCTACGCGGTCGGTGATGTGGCCCGATGGCAGCACGAGCATTTCGGCGGGCTCATCCGCCTGGAGAACCGGACGAACGCCACCGAGCAGTCCGCGGCCGTCGCCGCGGTGCTCCTCGGCGAAGACCAGCCGTACGCTCCGGTGCCGTATTTCTGGACCGATCAGTTCGGCGCGAAGCTCATGGTGCACGGCGTGATCCGCACCGATGCCGAGGTCGACATCGTCGAGGGTGACGTGGCGGATCGGCGCTTCGTCGCGCGCTATCGCAGCGACGGTGTCGTCACCGGAGTCCTCGGCTGGAATATGCCCAAACAGGTTCGCCTGCACCGGCAACAAGTCGTCGATGGGCTCACAGCCCCGAGCGCCATCCACTGA
- the hsaA gene encoding 3-hydroxy-9,10-secoandrosta-1,3,5(10)-triene-9,17-dione monooxygenase oxygenase subunit, whose amino-acid sequence MDDDVAAAVRGLLPGLAERAPGVDVAGEISGSTMTELIDVGVFRMLQPKWCGGLETDPIRFYDVVRAIAGVCGSTGWVASVLGVHPWHVALFDERAQQDVWSARADTLICSSYAPVGRLVPVEGGYELSGHWRSASGCTHASWALLSGVVMADHGQPVEIATALVPRADYRIENVWDVVGLRGTGSDDLHADRVFVPEYRTLRNYDVALRRGPGQKLNSGPLYRLPFGTMFSYAMTAPIIGLAEGCLETFLARMRDRNRLSFGGGSLTSDQFTQVAAARAASEVDAAALQLVRNIRDLYECARRREDIPMELRLRARRDQVCGTERSVRAIDLVFAAAGGMARRSGDPIERAWRDAHTGSAHAANDVESSLALVGRGAFGLYVDDTLV is encoded by the coding sequence ATGGACGATGATGTGGCCGCGGCGGTTCGGGGGCTGCTGCCAGGATTGGCCGAACGGGCGCCGGGTGTCGATGTGGCCGGGGAAATATCGGGTTCGACGATGACCGAGCTGATCGACGTGGGCGTCTTCCGGATGTTGCAACCGAAGTGGTGCGGCGGGCTGGAGACCGATCCGATTCGGTTCTACGACGTCGTCCGGGCCATCGCGGGTGTCTGCGGCTCCACCGGGTGGGTGGCCTCGGTACTCGGAGTACACCCATGGCACGTGGCGCTTTTCGATGAGCGCGCACAACAGGATGTGTGGTCCGCTCGCGCCGACACGCTGATCTGTTCGTCGTACGCGCCGGTCGGAAGATTGGTTCCGGTCGAAGGCGGGTACGAGCTCAGCGGACACTGGCGCTCGGCTTCCGGATGCACGCATGCGTCGTGGGCGTTGCTCAGTGGCGTCGTCATGGCCGACCACGGACAGCCGGTGGAGATCGCCACCGCATTGGTGCCGCGTGCGGACTACCGCATCGAGAACGTCTGGGATGTCGTCGGTTTGCGTGGCACCGGCAGCGACGACCTGCATGCCGATCGGGTGTTCGTCCCGGAGTATCGGACATTGCGGAATTACGATGTCGCACTCCGGCGCGGACCGGGGCAGAAGCTGAACTCCGGCCCGCTCTATCGGTTGCCGTTCGGCACGATGTTCAGCTACGCGATGACCGCGCCGATCATCGGTCTGGCCGAAGGCTGCCTGGAGACGTTCTTGGCGCGCATGCGTGATCGCAACCGGCTCAGTTTCGGTGGGGGCAGTCTCACCTCCGACCAGTTCACCCAGGTCGCGGCCGCCCGCGCCGCGTCGGAGGTGGACGCGGCCGCCTTGCAGCTGGTTCGCAACATCCGCGACCTGTACGAATGTGCGCGTCGGCGCGAGGACATCCCGATGGAGCTGCGGTTGCGTGCCCGTCGGGATCAGGTGTGCGGCACGGAGCGTTCGGTGCGGGCGATCGATCTGGTTTTCGCGGCCGCGGGCGGGATGGCGCGGCGCAGTGGCGACCCGATCGAGCGGGCCTGGCGTGACGCCCATACCGGCAGTGCGCACGCGGCAAACGATGTCGAATCCTCGTTGGCATTGGTCGGCAGGGGGGCGTTCGGGTTGTACGTCGACGACACGTTGGTCTGA
- a CDS encoding flavin reductase family protein, translating into MGDIRSSENGDGGAAQDAITGRRFRDVLGHFPTSVVAITTMQDDREPHGMVVGTFTSVSLEPPLVSFLADRSSSTLQRIRAAERFCANALAGDQEHVSRRMATRGSDRFDGVTWEPSPLGNPLLEGIVAWVDCTIEQAVEIGDHVLVIGRVHDLRAETVKTPLLFFRGGYGDYLSTATLLLDRLVGW; encoded by the coding sequence ATGGGCGACATCCGTTCGTCGGAGAATGGGGACGGTGGGGCTGCGCAGGATGCGATCACCGGGCGTCGGTTCCGCGATGTGCTCGGCCACTTTCCTACGAGCGTGGTCGCGATCACCACCATGCAGGACGATCGAGAACCGCACGGCATGGTCGTCGGCACCTTCACCTCGGTCTCCCTCGAACCGCCGCTCGTGTCCTTCCTGGCGGACCGCTCGTCCAGCACCCTGCAACGGATCCGAGCCGCCGAGCGCTTCTGTGCCAACGCGCTCGCCGGCGACCAGGAACACGTGTCGCGGCGGATGGCGACCAGGGGATCCGACCGGTTCGACGGCGTGACCTGGGAACCGTCGCCGCTGGGCAACCCACTGCTCGAAGGAATAGTCGCGTGGGTCGACTGCACGATCGAGCAAGCCGTGGAGATCGGTGACCACGTTCTGGTCATCGGGCGGGTGCACGATCTTCGCGCCGAGACCGTGAAGACCCCGCTGCTGTTCTTCCGCGGTGGGTACGGCGACTACCTTTCGACCGCGACCCTGTTGCTGGACCGGCTCGTCGGCTGGTAG
- a CDS encoding VOC family protein, producing the protein MTHDYDPGPQIAHAGGINLGTPDLERSLGFFRDLLGMEVVSQADGVAYLRGYQELVHHSLVLTQQSEARVNTYSFRVQRKQDVELFHQQLTAQEIETIELPAGHETGRGEAIRFLVPGSEHPFELYYDIEKPTAPESLRSKLPSNSSRRRGFGVRRLDHLNVQCSPSTVNHAEGWLRDALGFKRREFAMIPQFPETVMASWLSVTPQVHDIAIGVNGEEKNGAFHHIAFNIENYHDILRAADEIRDLDIDYGHGPGKHGIGQAMYLYIHDPGSGHRIELYSGGYHIFDPDWQAIEWKIPELQYGQTWYGEALDVGPGGAFLSTTPSAGLKE; encoded by the coding sequence ATGACTCATGACTACGACCCCGGGCCGCAGATCGCCCACGCGGGTGGAATCAACCTCGGCACGCCGGACCTGGAGCGCTCGCTCGGATTCTTCCGCGATCTGCTCGGCATGGAGGTCGTCTCGCAGGCCGACGGTGTCGCCTACCTGCGCGGATACCAGGAGCTCGTACATCACTCGCTCGTGCTCACCCAGCAGTCCGAGGCGCGCGTGAACACCTACAGCTTCCGCGTGCAGCGCAAGCAGGACGTCGAGCTGTTCCACCAGCAGCTGACCGCGCAGGAGATCGAGACGATCGAGCTGCCCGCCGGTCACGAAACCGGCCGCGGCGAGGCCATCCGGTTCCTGGTGCCGGGCAGTGAGCACCCGTTCGAGCTGTACTACGACATCGAGAAGCCGACCGCGCCCGAATCCCTGCGCTCGAAGCTGCCGAGCAACAGCTCGCGCCGGCGCGGATTCGGTGTACGCCGCCTCGACCATCTGAATGTGCAGTGCAGCCCCAGCACGGTGAACCATGCCGAGGGTTGGCTGCGTGATGCGCTCGGTTTCAAGCGCCGCGAGTTCGCGATGATTCCGCAGTTCCCGGAGACCGTCATGGCGTCCTGGCTGTCGGTGACGCCGCAGGTGCACGACATCGCGATCGGCGTGAACGGCGAGGAGAAGAACGGGGCGTTCCACCACATCGCCTTCAATATCGAGAACTATCACGACATCCTGCGTGCCGCGGACGAGATCCGCGATCTCGATATCGATTACGGCCACGGTCCGGGCAAGCACGGCATCGGCCAGGCGATGTACCTCTACATTCACGATCCGGGCTCCGGCCACCGCATCGAGCTGTACTCCGGTGGATACCACATCTTCGATCCGGACTGGCAGGCGATCGAGTGGAAGATCCCCGAGTTGCAGTACGGCCAGACGTGGTACGGCGAGGCGCTGGACGTCGGCCCCGGCGGCGCGTTCCTGTCCACGACACCTTCAGCGGGACTCAAGGAATGA
- a CDS encoding hydroxylase codes for MAHEVVDRIEEFGPELAGLAEENEKLGKLSDRSVELLKSAGVIRLLQPKEYGGYTAHPRDFAEAVMAVARYDGAAGWVCGVVGVHPWELAQMDPRLAQEVWGTNPDAWIASPYMPNGIADPVAGGYKLSGRWPFSSGSDHCEWNFLGALLGDGKGKPAQPINVLHVVLPRSDAPVLDDTWDVIGLSGTGSKDVVVSEAFLPEHRVINQSDVQAGAAAERIGLTETLYKLPFAAMFPLGITAAVIGICEGALALHLSQQRDRVAVTGVQVKDDPYVLYAAGEAASEINAARVQLIDGISRLYDKLESGAPASIEDRSNVRRNQVRCAWRAVSALDEIFARSGGNAIRRDNPLQRMWRDAHAGLSHMIHVPGVAYHANALAAMGLELPPPMQVLI; via the coding sequence GTGGCGCACGAAGTAGTCGACCGCATCGAGGAGTTCGGGCCGGAACTGGCCGGACTCGCCGAGGAGAACGAGAAGCTCGGCAAGCTGAGCGACAGGAGCGTCGAGCTGCTCAAGTCGGCCGGCGTGATCCGCCTCCTGCAGCCCAAGGAGTACGGCGGCTACACCGCGCATCCGCGGGACTTCGCGGAAGCGGTGATGGCGGTCGCCCGCTATGACGGGGCAGCCGGTTGGGTGTGCGGTGTGGTCGGCGTCCACCCGTGGGAGCTGGCTCAGATGGATCCCCGTCTGGCACAGGAGGTTTGGGGCACGAACCCGGACGCCTGGATCGCCTCGCCCTATATGCCGAACGGTATCGCGGATCCGGTAGCGGGTGGATACAAGCTGAGCGGGCGTTGGCCGTTCTCGTCGGGATCGGACCACTGCGAGTGGAACTTCCTCGGCGCGCTGCTCGGCGACGGCAAGGGTAAGCCCGCGCAGCCGATCAACGTGCTGCACGTGGTGCTGCCGCGGTCGGACGCGCCCGTTCTCGACGACACCTGGGACGTGATCGGCCTGTCGGGCACCGGCAGCAAGGATGTCGTCGTCAGCGAGGCGTTCCTTCCTGAGCATCGGGTGATCAACCAGTCCGATGTCCAGGCCGGGGCCGCCGCTGAACGCATCGGGCTCACCGAGACCCTGTACAAACTGCCCTTCGCGGCGATGTTCCCGCTCGGCATCACCGCGGCGGTCATCGGGATCTGCGAGGGTGCGCTGGCGCTGCACCTGAGCCAGCAGCGCGATCGGGTCGCCGTGACGGGCGTGCAGGTGAAGGACGATCCGTATGTTCTCTACGCCGCCGGTGAAGCGGCCTCGGAGATCAATGCGGCCCGGGTGCAGCTGATCGACGGCATCAGCCGGCTCTACGACAAGCTCGAGTCCGGTGCGCCCGCGAGCATCGAGGACCGGTCCAATGTCCGCCGCAATCAGGTTCGCTGTGCCTGGCGGGCGGTGTCGGCCCTGGACGAGATCTTCGCGCGCTCGGGCGGCAACGCGATCCGGCGGGACAACCCGCTGCAGCGGATGTGGCGGGACGCGCACGCGGGACTCTCGCACATGATCCACGTTCCCGGCGTCGCCTATCACGCGAATGCCTTGGCCGCCATGGGCCTGGAGTTGCCGCCGCCGATGCAGGTCCTGATCTAG
- a CDS encoding IclR family transcriptional regulator produces MVSVLRDGGLSGNPEAAGLPPSMVERMTLIMDVFGGPQTRLTLEEVTGRTSLPRSTAHRILEQLVRLRWLEHSASGYGLGPRALGLGGREAGHGALRAAAFPLLHALAVRTEMVVHLAVLDGTDVYYLDKFGGRAAVEVPSRVGGRAPAHCTAVGKAMLAWLPAEQLDIQLQGALDKRTTRSIGDLGVLHHELSRIRTRNGLAFERGECYPQIACVGVAVRGPDGPIGAISIVGDAQAPLERLAPLVANTAHAISEKLLGEDAAQKPRARQDPTPPRTAPSEALGQLLAMGERGEWF; encoded by the coding sequence ATGGTCTCAGTGTTGAGAGATGGCGGGTTGAGTGGAAACCCGGAAGCGGCGGGGTTGCCCCCATCGATGGTGGAGCGGATGACGCTGATCATGGACGTCTTCGGCGGTCCACAGACCCGTCTGACGCTCGAGGAAGTCACCGGCCGCACCAGCCTGCCCCGTTCCACGGCCCACCGGATTCTGGAACAGCTCGTTCGCCTGCGCTGGCTCGAGCACAGCGCCAGCGGCTACGGCCTCGGACCCCGCGCCTTGGGGCTGGGTGGCCGCGAGGCCGGCCACGGCGCACTGCGCGCCGCGGCGTTTCCGCTGCTGCACGCGCTCGCGGTGCGCACGGAGATGGTCGTGCATCTGGCCGTACTGGATGGAACCGATGTCTACTACCTGGACAAGTTCGGCGGCCGAGCCGCGGTCGAAGTTCCGTCGCGGGTCGGCGGTCGGGCACCCGCGCACTGCACGGCAGTCGGAAAAGCCATGCTGGCTTGGTTGCCCGCCGAACAGCTCGACATCCAATTGCAGGGCGCTCTCGATAAACGAACCACGCGCAGCATCGGCGACCTCGGCGTACTACATCATGAATTGAGCCGCATCCGGACCCGCAACGGCCTGGCCTTCGAGCGTGGTGAGTGTTATCCGCAGATCGCGTGCGTCGGTGTCGCGGTGCGCGGCCCGGATGGACCGATCGGCGCGATCTCGATAGTCGGCGACGCACAAGCACCGCTCGAACGGCTGGCACCCCTGGTCGCCAACACCGCGCACGCGATATCCGAGAAGTTGCTGGGCGAGGACGCAGCGCAGAAGCCACGGGCACGCCAGGATCCGACCCCGCCGCGCACCGCGCCGAGCGAGGCACTCGGACAACTCCTGGCAATGGGCGAGCGCGGCGAGTGGTTCTGA
- the sucB gene encoding 2-oxoglutarate dehydrogenase, E2 component, dihydrolipoamide succinyltransferase — MATEVTLPALGESVTEGTVTQWLKSVGDTVEVDEPLLEVSTDKVDTEVPSPVAGVLLEIKVAQDETAAVGAALAIIGAPIETSPPSSGVPAAEPITARMAARPPEPEPVAPEPDSAPAWTPVGPTAAARIFATPLARQLAVEHGVDLAGVRTSVSERIHKRHIVDAAAAQATAAVPTAPAVQAAAPTPAAPPGKTVLSRLLGKTEKLSRLRRTIAARMVESLRVSAQLTTVVEVDVTEIARLRARNKDAFYAREGIKLTFLPFFAKAAIEALKAYPQLNSSLDADTVTYHAAAHLGVAVDTDRGLIVPVIQDAGDLSIAGLARKIADVADRTRTNKISPDELSGATFTLTNTGSVGALFDTPIINQPQVAILGTGAVVKRAVVVTDAIGSDSIAVRSMVYLALTYDHRIVDGADAARFLVHIKRRLEGAAFEDEFG; from the coding sequence ATGGCAACCGAAGTCACCCTGCCCGCTCTCGGTGAGAGTGTCACCGAGGGCACCGTCACCCAGTGGCTCAAATCCGTCGGCGACACCGTCGAGGTCGACGAGCCGCTGCTCGAAGTCTCCACCGACAAAGTCGACACCGAGGTCCCGTCGCCGGTGGCCGGGGTGCTACTGGAGATCAAGGTGGCTCAGGACGAGACGGCGGCGGTGGGTGCCGCGCTCGCGATCATCGGTGCGCCGATCGAGACGTCTCCACCGTCGAGTGGCGTGCCCGCGGCGGAGCCGATAACAGCTCGGATGGCTGCGCGGCCGCCCGAGCCGGAACCGGTTGCGCCGGAGCCTGATTCGGCTCCGGCGTGGACGCCGGTCGGGCCCACCGCGGCGGCGCGCATATTCGCGACGCCGCTCGCTCGCCAGCTCGCCGTGGAGCACGGGGTCGATTTGGCCGGCGTGCGCACCAGTGTGAGTGAGCGAATCCACAAGCGGCACATAGTCGATGCGGCCGCCGCGCAGGCCACCGCCGCGGTGCCGACCGCACCGGCCGTCCAAGCCGCCGCGCCCACGCCCGCCGCGCCGCCCGGCAAGACCGTGCTGTCCCGGTTGCTCGGCAAGACCGAGAAGTTGTCCCGCCTGCGACGCACGATTGCCGCACGGATGGTCGAGTCGCTGCGGGTCTCGGCGCAGCTGACCACGGTAGTCGAGGTCGATGTCACCGAGATCGCCCGGCTGCGCGCCCGCAACAAAGATGCGTTCTACGCGCGCGAGGGCATCAAACTGACGTTCCTGCCGTTCTTCGCCAAGGCCGCGATCGAGGCGTTGAAGGCGTATCCGCAGCTCAACTCCTCACTCGACGCCGACACTGTGACGTATCACGCCGCCGCGCACCTGGGTGTCGCGGTCGACACCGACCGGGGGCTCATCGTCCCGGTCATCCAGGACGCCGGGGATCTATCGATCGCCGGACTGGCCCGCAAAATCGCCGATGTCGCGGATCGCACTCGCACGAACAAGATCTCGCCCGATGAGCTCTCCGGCGCGACGTTCACACTGACGAATACGGGCAGCGTCGGCGCACTGTTCGACACCCCGATCATCAACCAGCCCCAGGTAGCCATCCTCGGTACCGGGGCCGTAGTCAAGCGCGCCGTCGTCGTCACCGATGCCATCGGCAGCGACAGCATCGCGGTCCGATCCATGGTCTACCTTGCACTGACCTACGACCACCGGATCGTCGACGGCGCCGATGCGGCCCGCTTCCTCGTCCACATCAAGCGACGTCTCGAGGGCGCGGCCTTCGAGGACGAATTCGGCTGA
- a CDS encoding ferredoxin, whose product MKVVVDEEKCVAAGQCVAASMEVFDQRDEDGIVVLLNEYPSAELADDVRNAAAVCPAMAIRIEE is encoded by the coding sequence ATGAAGGTTGTCGTCGATGAAGAAAAGTGCGTGGCGGCCGGTCAGTGCGTCGCCGCGTCGATGGAGGTGTTCGACCAGCGTGACGAAGACGGCATCGTCGTGTTGCTGAACGAATACCCGTCCGCGGAACTGGCCGACGACGTCCGCAACGCGGCGGCCGTATGCCCGGCGATGGCGATTCGTATCGAGGAATGA